A genomic window from Lycium barbarum isolate Lr01 chromosome 4, ASM1917538v2, whole genome shotgun sequence includes:
- the LOC132635490 gene encoding uncharacterized protein LOC132635490 isoform X1: protein MEWAFVHKIWEKWISSNVGSGQPLKAAFLLNYDPNGPSRLMSTIAQQEGIKADPTEMCELVSFVKRNKLQTESFVIGHNQYLVTSIHESWFCARSMSTSKPAGEGAILMHAGAFLLIGLYDGSIAAASRAMVVLDQFAWQLSRRNH from the exons ATGGAGTGGGCATTTGTGCATAAAATATGGGAAAAATGGATTTCAAGCAATGTTGGTTCAG GTCAACCATTGAAGGCTGCTTTTCTTTTAAATTATGACCCTAATGGACCTTCTCGTTTGATGTCTACTAT TGCACAGCAAGAGGGTATAAAGGCAGATCCAACTGAAATGTGTGAACTTGTCAGTTTTGTCAAGAGAAACAAACTGCAGACAGAGAGCTTTGTCATTGGACACAACCAAT ATCTTGTAACATCAATTCATGAGAGTTGGTTCTGTGCAAGATCGATGAGTACTTCAAAACCTGCTGGTGAAGGTGCAATTCTGATGCACGCAGGAGCATTCCTCTTGATTGGGCT GTATGACGGCTCGATTGCAGCAGCATCCCGTGCAATGGTAGTTCTCGATCAGTTTGCATGGCAACTTAGTCGAAGAAATCATTAA
- the LOC132635490 gene encoding uncharacterized protein LOC132635490 isoform X2 codes for MEWAFVHKIWEKWISSNVGSGQPLKAAFLLNYDPNGPSRLMSTIAQQEGIKADPTEMCELVSFVKRNKLQTESFVIGHNQYLVTSIHESWFCARSMSTSKPAGEGAILMHAGAFLLIGLVFY; via the exons ATGGAGTGGGCATTTGTGCATAAAATATGGGAAAAATGGATTTCAAGCAATGTTGGTTCAG GTCAACCATTGAAGGCTGCTTTTCTTTTAAATTATGACCCTAATGGACCTTCTCGTTTGATGTCTACTAT TGCACAGCAAGAGGGTATAAAGGCAGATCCAACTGAAATGTGTGAACTTGTCAGTTTTGTCAAGAGAAACAAACTGCAGACAGAGAGCTTTGTCATTGGACACAACCAAT ATCTTGTAACATCAATTCATGAGAGTTGGTTCTGTGCAAGATCGATGAGTACTTCAAAACCTGCTGGTGAAGGTGCAATTCTGATGCACGCAGGAGCATTCCTCTTGATTGGGCT AGTTTTCTACTGA